The Thiorhodovibrio litoralis genome includes a window with the following:
- a CDS encoding ABC transporter substrate-binding protein, translated as MIAVTVEPRCRRPCLGLLLFFIGLLLIGCGKVSENQRVARAALGEGPIQIALVWDSTREDDFIKGATLALERINAAGGILDRPLAFVDFDDAIVDGDGGSRGVEVGRSVRDNPDIVAVIGHSNTATAIAASIIYEQAGILFINPAVTDRSLTEHSFQYVFSTVPDNELIGAQIATQAFSLGYRRIGILNSRNDESFEIAKAFAKQAAALGLDIVSRQSFFDQRENFREIIAGFGYAGFDALFLAAGNANTEDIVKQGIEMNFRIPFLLGSMNDPLALHRELGEETPPLIIPILFNPYADNWRTRQFIRQFNERYDIDPDGWAAQGYDTVTMLAEAMKKAKSTVPFSVATIIRYTLSWQGITGRHSFDQDGSIYAKTLDFAHLEEGQIQFHSAEGGVHTYVPEPLEEGQIQSPSAEGNVPTDVSSPLVEGS; from the coding sequence TTGATCGCTGTTACCGTGGAGCCCCGCTGTCGCCGACCGTGCCTCGGTCTGCTGCTGTTTTTCATCGGACTGCTACTGATCGGTTGCGGCAAGGTGAGCGAGAACCAACGCGTGGCCCGTGCCGCGCTTGGGGAAGGCCCGATTCAAATTGCCCTTGTCTGGGATAGTACGCGCGAAGATGATTTCATCAAGGGCGCAACACTTGCCCTGGAGCGTATCAATGCCGCCGGCGGCATTCTCGATCGACCGCTTGCCTTCGTGGACTTCGACGATGCCATCGTCGATGGCGATGGCGGCAGCCGCGGCGTTGAGGTTGGGCGCAGCGTGCGCGACAACCCCGACATCGTTGCCGTCATTGGTCACTCCAACACGGCAACCGCCATCGCGGCCTCGATCATTTACGAACAGGCCGGCATCCTGTTCATCAATCCCGCTGTCACCGATCGCTCGCTCACCGAGCACAGCTTTCAATACGTATTCAGTACCGTTCCGGATAACGAGCTGATCGGTGCCCAAATTGCGACCCAGGCGTTTAGTCTTGGCTATCGCCGCATCGGTATTCTCAACAGCCGTAACGACGAATCCTTCGAAATCGCCAAGGCCTTCGCCAAGCAGGCGGCCGCCCTCGGTCTGGATATCGTCAGCCGGCAGTCGTTCTTCGATCAGCGCGAGAACTTCCGCGAAATTATCGCTGGCTTTGGCTACGCGGGATTCGATGCCCTGTTTCTCGCGGCGGGAAACGCGAATACCGAGGATATTGTCAAACAGGGCATCGAAATGAACTTCCGTATCCCGTTTCTGCTCGGTAGCATGAATGATCCGCTCGCCCTGCATCGGGAGCTGGGAGAGGAGACTCCGCCGTTGATTATCCCTATTCTGTTTAATCCTTATGCCGACAACTGGCGCACGAGGCAGTTTATACGACAGTTCAATGAGCGTTACGACATCGACCCCGATGGTTGGGCCGCACAGGGCTACGATACCGTGACAATGTTGGCGGAGGCGATGAAGAAAGCCAAGAGCACAGTGCCGTTCTCGGTGGCGACCATTATCCGCTATACCCTGTCTTGGCAGGGCATCACCGGGCGTCATTCCTTCGACCAGGACGGCAGCATTTATGCCAAGACCCTCGATTTCGCCCACCTCGAGGAAGGACAAATCCAATTTCATTCCGCTGAAGGCGGTGTCCATACCTATGTCCCGGAGCCCCTCGAAGAAGGACAGATCCAGTCTCCTTCTGCTGAGGGGAATG
- a CDS encoding prohibitin family protein has protein sequence MTETEAPINARVGKADREARKRSRRSFSKRAFLDHVPPVIAMALLAAILVVMYLWHGIVAMIRPGEAGVLYRPFDGGTVTDQVYPEGLHLLWPWNRMFVYNTRVQTVLHQFDVLTNKGLTITLTLAIRYHPEFEMVGLLHQRVGPDYVKTIVVPQVESVLRRNIGKHDPEDIYTNKEGILTDIIVKAIEEAGQKFVYIDDIIIRTVSLPDEIRKAIKAKLVEQQHWYAYEYILAAANQEAERKRIEAQGIHDYQATIAETLTQEMILWEGIGATRELAQSNNSKIVIIGAGDGGLPVILGADMFAPDKTAPVDNVPTTEASALEVSSDAGIARETSAAGMSSSADEAAPGANAGLSPPSLKPSSPASANASGPPAP, from the coding sequence ATGACCGAAACCGAAGCGCCGATCAACGCGCGGGTGGGCAAAGCTGATCGCGAGGCGCGCAAGCGTTCTCGCAGATCCTTTTCGAAACGCGCTTTCCTGGATCATGTGCCGCCGGTCATCGCGATGGCACTGCTTGCCGCCATTCTCGTCGTCATGTATTTGTGGCACGGTATCGTAGCGATGATCCGCCCCGGCGAGGCAGGCGTTCTATACCGACCGTTCGACGGCGGAACCGTGACGGATCAGGTATATCCGGAAGGGCTGCATCTCCTCTGGCCCTGGAACCGCATGTTCGTCTACAACACGCGGGTGCAAACGGTACTGCACCAATTCGATGTTCTGACCAACAAAGGGCTGACCATCACGCTCACGCTCGCCATTCGTTACCATCCCGAATTTGAAATGGTCGGATTGCTGCATCAGCGCGTGGGGCCGGACTACGTCAAAACCATCGTGGTGCCGCAGGTGGAATCGGTTTTGCGCCGCAATATCGGCAAGCACGATCCCGAGGATATTTACACGAACAAGGAAGGGATTCTGACTGATATTATCGTCAAGGCCATTGAGGAGGCCGGACAGAAATTTGTCTACATAGACGACATCATTATCCGCACCGTCTCGCTTCCCGACGAAATCCGCAAGGCGATCAAGGCCAAACTGGTCGAACAGCAGCACTGGTATGCCTACGAGTACATTCTCGCAGCCGCTAACCAGGAAGCCGAGCGCAAACGCATCGAGGCCCAGGGTATTCACGACTACCAGGCCACCATCGCCGAAACCTTGACCCAGGAGATGATCCTTTGGGAAGGGATCGGTGCCACCCGTGAGCTGGCCCAATCGAACAATTCCAAGATCGTGATCATCGGTGCCGGTGATGGGGGCTTACCGGTAATTCTCGGCGCCGATATGTTTGCTCCCGACAAGACGGCGCCCGTCGACAATGTGCCAACGACTGAGGCCAGCGCATTGGAGGTTTCATCGGATGCGGGGATAGCCCGCGAAACCAGCGCCGCGGGAATGTCATCGTCTGCCGATGAAGCGGCTCCTGGAGCGAATGCAGGATTATCACCGCCCAGCCTCAAGCCGAGTTCGCCGGCATCCGCCAATGCGTCGGGACCGCCGGCGCCTTGA
- a CDS encoding cyclic peptide export ABC transporter: protein MLLVSGDLSIMIGARLLRELWRLDRVRTLVVGALAMAGALAQVACLMILTLTARDILLDRAPADFKVQVLLFMASLCLAVGLKFWSLRGWADLTEELSAELLIATNKELAAADLRTIETLGQAEILARLTGDMKTLSAGVWSLMAAVQTVTILFGALLSLLLFAFGETLIIGLMTALFFLIIGSHYERIDHAHHASLVADDRFQQRLRDLILGFQDLAMDRIKAGRFIRKSLKPAATGFRRLRMLYARLLARQSLFFDIYVFTMAGWILFIAPVWGMTQNVIIVVGVFFYVLDRIELLSVQLAQISAGTAAVEQLDHLRARLPAPETRSQPRLDAFGQIRMQALEYHYCDPDGQTTFTIGPIDLCFEAGKIYLIQGGNGSGKSTLMKLLTGLYEPHAGRILLDDAQVSIHAYRSLFSTVFTDFHLFETLHGLEEIDSEQAKFLLRKFAMQRKVSIAQGAFSTTDLSTGQRKRLALIAACLEKRPVYVLDEWTADQDPEFRHFFFAELLPWLKQQGHTIFAVTHDDRYFGYGDYALRLDAGQVRVLEPKAPGHT, encoded by the coding sequence ATGTTGCTGGTGTCTGGAGACCTCTCGATCATGATTGGCGCGAGACTGCTGCGCGAGCTCTGGCGCTTAGACCGCGTTCGCACCCTCGTCGTTGGTGCGCTGGCGATGGCGGGCGCCTTGGCGCAAGTCGCTTGTCTGATGATATTGACCTTGACCGCCCGCGATATCTTGCTCGACCGCGCACCCGCTGATTTTAAAGTTCAGGTGCTGCTGTTTATGGCGTCGCTGTGCTTGGCCGTCGGGCTGAAGTTCTGGTCGCTGCGAGGCTGGGCGGATCTGACCGAGGAGCTTTCCGCCGAGTTGCTGATTGCCACGAACAAAGAACTTGCCGCCGCCGATTTGCGCACCATCGAGACCCTCGGTCAGGCAGAGATTCTGGCGCGTTTGACCGGTGATATGAAAACCCTGTCAGCGGGAGTCTGGTCGCTGATGGCTGCGGTGCAGACGGTGACCATCCTGTTCGGTGCGCTCTTGTCGCTGCTGCTGTTTGCGTTCGGGGAGACGCTGATTATCGGCTTAATGACCGCTTTGTTTTTTCTGATTATCGGTTCCCACTACGAGCGAATAGATCATGCTCATCATGCAAGCCTGGTTGCCGATGACCGCTTCCAGCAACGCTTGCGCGACCTTATCCTGGGCTTTCAGGATCTGGCCATGGATAGGATCAAGGCCGGGCGTTTTATACGTAAGAGCCTCAAGCCGGCGGCCACGGGCTTTCGCCGTTTGCGCATGCTGTATGCGCGCCTTCTGGCACGGCAGTCACTATTTTTCGACATTTACGTCTTCACCATGGCCGGGTGGATCCTATTCATCGCGCCTGTATGGGGCATGACGCAGAACGTCATTATCGTCGTCGGCGTCTTCTTCTACGTGCTTGACCGGATTGAGCTGCTTTCGGTTCAGTTGGCCCAGATCTCGGCAGGCACCGCCGCAGTGGAACAGTTAGATCATTTGCGCGCGCGTTTGCCTGCCCCTGAAACCCGATCCCAACCGCGCCTGGACGCCTTCGGCCAGATTCGCATGCAGGCGCTTGAGTACCACTATTGTGATCCGGATGGCCAGACAACCTTTACCATCGGCCCAATTGATCTGTGTTTCGAGGCGGGAAAGATCTACCTTATTCAAGGCGGTAATGGGTCGGGAAAAAGCACGCTGATGAAGTTACTGACCGGACTCTACGAGCCACATGCAGGACGCATTCTGCTCGATGACGCCCAGGTTTCGATACATGCCTACCGCTCCCTGTTTTCGACGGTATTTACCGATTTTCATTTATTCGAGACATTGCATGGCCTAGAGGAGATCGATAGCGAGCAGGCAAAGTTTCTGCTGCGCAAATTCGCCATGCAGCGGAAGGTTTCCATTGCGCAGGGCGCGTTTTCAACAACTGATCTATCGACGGGGCAGCGCAAGCGCCTGGCGCTGATCGCCGCCTGCCTGGAAAAACGCCCGGTGTATGTTCTTGACGAATGGACTGCGGATCAGGACCCTGAGTTTCGCCACTTCTTTTTCGCCGAGCTGTTGCCTTGGCTCAAGCAGCAAGGACATACAATTTTCGCGGTCACCCACGACGACCGGTACTTCGGTTATGGCGACTACGCTTTGCGTCTCGACGCAGGGCAGGTACGGGTGCTGGAGCCGAAGGCTCCGGGTCACACATGA
- a CDS encoding YcjF family protein, protein MTYTTESEESTPTTDAVPSEAVTVDANAVSARIRSHVIAAMGLGLVPIPVFDMVSIVAVQLKMVHGLSQLYGIKYSENIAKTLVLSLIGGVLPAAFGATLASFVKIIPGLGSVAGAAGVSVLAGALTYAVGKVFAAHFASGGTLMDFNPKNVRKSFREQFRKGKDVAAQVAEENKQPADSAQ, encoded by the coding sequence ATGACCTATACCACTGAATCTGAGGAATCCACGCCGACCACCGACGCCGTCCCGAGTGAGGCGGTTACTGTCGATGCAAATGCGGTTTCGGCGCGAATCCGCAGTCATGTCATCGCCGCCATGGGTTTGGGGCTTGTGCCGATTCCTGTCTTCGACATGGTTTCCATTGTCGCCGTGCAGTTGAAGATGGTGCATGGTCTATCTCAGCTCTACGGCATCAAATACTCTGAGAACATCGCCAAAACCTTGGTGCTGTCGCTCATTGGCGGTGTTCTGCCTGCGGCTTTCGGCGCTACTCTGGCCAGTTTCGTTAAAATCATCCCCGGGCTGGGAAGCGTCGCTGGTGCGGCAGGCGTCTCCGTTCTGGCCGGTGCACTGACCTATGCAGTCGGAAAGGTGTTCGCTGCGCATTTCGCTTCCGGCGGCACACTCATGGACTTCAACCCCAAGAATGTTCGCAAAAGTTTCCGCGAACAGTTCCGCAAGGGCAAAGACGTGGCCGCGCAAGTGGCCGAGGAAAACAAGCAGCCAGCCGACTCGGCTCAGTAA